One window of the Runella slithyformis DSM 19594 genome contains the following:
- a CDS encoding polysaccharide deacetylase family protein, with protein MITKALKTLFLLLLLATTFASQAQQTYAEKLGWPKGAKVVIFHVDDPGMSYSSNQGTIKSVEQGIATSCSIMFPCSWSASFVNYIQKSNPNLDAGVHLTLTSEWRDYRWGPVAGFQNVPSLVDKEGNLWHEVAQVVKNGTADDVEKEIRAQVEKALRMGLKPTHIDSHMGTLFAHIPFMERYIKVGVEYGIPVMFPGGNNKLLIECQQYPIIKRMKAEGKWQEGMKLPEPELTKMSGAVGQKIWQSGLPVLDDLHTISGDWKPEKPNPTPEEWGRYKAQKFIETLNNMQPGLAMFIVHSSDVTDAFKHISASGGSRYADMLSMMNPELKAYIQSQGIILTTWREVMERRKKVK; from the coding sequence ATGATAACCAAAGCCTTAAAAACACTATTCCTCCTCCTTTTGTTGGCAACGACTTTCGCAAGCCAAGCCCAACAAACCTACGCGGAAAAACTCGGCTGGCCCAAAGGAGCCAAAGTTGTGATATTCCACGTCGACGACCCGGGCATGTCCTATTCTTCCAACCAAGGAACCATTAAATCGGTGGAACAGGGCATCGCCACGTCGTGCAGTATCATGTTTCCGTGCTCATGGTCGGCGAGTTTTGTGAATTACATTCAAAAAAGCAACCCCAATCTCGACGCGGGCGTCCATTTGACGTTGACCTCCGAATGGCGTGATTACCGCTGGGGACCCGTGGCAGGCTTTCAAAATGTACCGAGTTTGGTGGATAAAGAAGGCAACCTGTGGCACGAAGTGGCGCAGGTAGTTAAAAACGGCACTGCCGACGACGTAGAAAAAGAAATCAGAGCGCAGGTGGAAAAAGCATTACGTATGGGTCTGAAACCCACCCACATAGACTCGCACATGGGAACACTCTTTGCCCACATTCCTTTCATGGAGCGTTACATCAAGGTTGGGGTGGAATACGGCATTCCGGTCATGTTTCCGGGCGGTAACAACAAGTTGCTCATCGAATGTCAGCAATACCCGATCATCAAACGCATGAAAGCCGAAGGAAAATGGCAGGAAGGCATGAAATTGCCCGAACCCGAACTGACTAAAATGTCGGGAGCCGTCGGACAGAAAATCTGGCAGTCGGGCTTGCCGGTATTGGATGACCTGCACACCATCAGCGGCGACTGGAAGCCCGAAAAGCCCAACCCAACGCCCGAAGAATGGGGCAGGTACAAAGCCCAAAAATTCATCGAAACCCTCAACAACATGCAACCGGGATTGGCCATGTTCATCGTTCACAGCAGCGACGTCACCGACGCCTTCAAGCACATCAGCGCTTCGGGCGGCTCACGTTATGCCGATATGCTGTCCATGATGAATCCCGAACTGAAAGCCTATATCCAATCGCAGGGCATCATCCTGACCACGTGGCGCGAAGTAATGGAACGCCGGAAAAAAGTAAAATAA